The following DNA comes from Minwuia thermotolerans.
AGAACCCGATCCCCGTCATCATCCCCTGCCACCGCATCGTCGCGGCCAACGGCAGGCTGGGCGGCTTCTCCGCCGCCGGCGGGGTCGAGGACAAGGTCTGGCTGCTGCGCCACGAGGGCGTGCTGCTCTGACGCCCCTCCGGGCGGTCCGCCGCCCTTGCCGGGATACCGTCGCCTCCCTACCATCCCTGCCGGGTTTCAAAGACACGCGTTTCACGTGAAACGGCGCGCGGCACAAGGGAGGACAACAACATGGGCGAGGACATCCGCATCAAGGCGAAGGACGGCGGCGGCTTCGGCGGCTATCTGGCGAAACCGGCCTCGGGCAGCGGCCCGGGCGTCGTCGTCATCCAGGAGATCTTCGGCGTCAACCAGGTCATGCGCGGCATCACCGACTGGCTCGCCTCGGAAGGCTTCGTGGCGCTCTGCCCCGACCTGTTCTGGCGCATCGAGCCCGGCATCCAGATCACCGACAAGACCGAACAGGAATGGGCCAAGGCCTTCGAACTGTTCCAGAAATTCGACGTCGACAAGGGCATGGAGGACATCCAGGCCACCATCGACCACCTGCGCGGCGTCGACGGCTGCACCGGCAAGGTCGGCACGGTCGGCTTCTGCCTGGGCGGCCTGCTGACCTATCTGTCCATGACCCGGACCGACGCGGACGCCGGCTCCGGCTATTACGGCGTGAACATCGACAAGATGCTGGGCGAGGCCAAAAACATCTCGCGGCCGCTGATCCTGCACGTCGCCACCGAGGACGGCTTCGTCGACAAGGAAGCCCAGGCGAAGATGCACGAGGGCCTCGACAGCCACGAGCACGTCACCCTCTACGACTACGAGGGTAACGATCACGCCTTCGCCCGCGTCGGCGGCGAGCATTACGACGAGAAGGCGGCGCAGCTCGCCAACCAGCGTACGCTGGAGCTGTTCCGCAGCGCGCTGGCGTAACAACAGGTCGGCGCGCGGGGGTTGGCGGGGCCGGCCCGCGCGCCTTCTGAATCAGGTCCCGGATCGGCGGCCTGCCCCGGACCTGATCCGGGGTCCGGGACGACACCGGGGGCAGCGGCCACCCAGCAAGGGAAGAAGAACATGGTCAAGGCGATACGCGTGCACGAGCCGGGCGGCCCGGAGAAGATGCTGTTCGAGGATGTCGAGCTGGCCGATCCCGGCCCCGGCGAGGCGCGGGTGCGCCACACGGCCATCGGGCTGAACTACATCGACGTCTACCACCGCACCGGCCTCTACCCGCAGTCGGCGCCCTATGGCGTCGGCATGGAGGGCGCGGCGGTGGTCGAGGCCCTGGGCGACGGCGTGAGCCATATTGCCGTCGGCGACCGCGTGGCCTATGCCGCCCCGCCCCCGGGCTCCTATTCCGAAGCCAGGGTGATGGACGCTTCCAAGCTGGTGAAGGTGCCCGACGGCATCGACGACGAGACGGCGGCCGCAATGATGCTGAAGGGCATGACCGTCGAGTACCTCGTCCACCGCACCTACGAATGCAAGGCGGGCGAAACAGTGCTGTTCCACGCCGCGGCGGGCGGCGTCGGCCAGATCGCGGGCCAGTGGCTGAAGGCGCTGGGCGTGCGCGCCATCGGCACCGCCGGCGGCCCGGAGAAGGTGAAACTCGCCCTCGAACACGGCTATGACGAGGTGATCGACTACAACGCCGAGGACTTCCGCGAGAAGCTGATGGAACTGACCGGCGGCAAGGGCGTACCGGTGGTTTACGACTCGGTCGGCGCCGC
Coding sequences within:
- a CDS encoding quinone oxidoreductase family protein, which gives rise to MVKAIRVHEPGGPEKMLFEDVELADPGPGEARVRHTAIGLNYIDVYHRTGLYPQSAPYGVGMEGAAVVEALGDGVSHIAVGDRVAYAAPPPGSYSEARVMDASKLVKVPDGIDDETAAAMMLKGMTVEYLVHRTYECKAGETVLFHAAAGGVGQIAGQWLKALGVRAIGTAGGPEKVKLALEHGYDEVIDYNAEDFREKLMELTGGKGVPVVYDSVGAATCEGSLNCLQPRGLYVTFGNASGPIENFAPATLAAKGSLYMTRPTLMTYTATRADLELSAGRVMEMVSSGKVKIEINQRYALADAPQAHRDLEARKTTGQTVLLP
- a CDS encoding dienelactone hydrolase family protein — translated: MGEDIRIKAKDGGGFGGYLAKPASGSGPGVVVIQEIFGVNQVMRGITDWLASEGFVALCPDLFWRIEPGIQITDKTEQEWAKAFELFQKFDVDKGMEDIQATIDHLRGVDGCTGKVGTVGFCLGGLLTYLSMTRTDADAGSGYYGVNIDKMLGEAKNISRPLILHVATEDGFVDKEAQAKMHEGLDSHEHVTLYDYEGNDHAFARVGGEHYDEKAAQLANQRTLELFRSALA